The genomic segment GGTCCCGAGCTGAAGTGGCGCGTGGACTGCTACCGCGAGTGGCAGATGGACGGCTTCGGCGAAGTCATCCTGCAGGCCAACGTGGAAGACACCATGCTGGGCGTGCAGGAATTCGCTCTGACCCGGCTGGGCGTGAAGAGCGTCGAGCTGAAGTGGGGTCAGGGAGCCAAGGACATCGGCGGCGAAGTGAAGATCCGCGACCTGAACAAGGCGCAGGAGCTGAAGCGCCGCGGCTACGTGGTGCTGCCCGATCCCATGGATCCCATCGTGGTGGACGCGTTCAAGCGCGGCACCTTCCACGAGTTCGAGCGCCACTCCCGCGTGGGCATGACATCGGAAGACGCCTTCCTGAAGCGGGTGGAGCAGCTGCGCAAGCTGGGCGCCAAGCACATCACGCTGAAGACCGGCGCCTACCGGCCGGTGGACCTGGCGAGGGCGGTGAAGTACGCCTCGCTGGCCGAGCTGGACCTGCTCACCGTGGACGCGGCGGGCGGGGGCACCGGCATGAGCCCCTGGCGCATGATGAACGAGTGGGGCATCCCGGGCATCGAGCTGCACTCGCTGCTGCGCGAGTACCTGGAGACGCTGGCGAAGCGCAAGGAGTTCATCCCCGATATCGCGCTGGCCGGCGGCTTCACCTTCGAGGACCAGATGTTTAAGGGCTTCGCGATGGGAGCG from the Terriglobales bacterium genome contains:
- a CDS encoding glutamate synthase-related protein, with protein sequence MTYTRLNASAATLTKNRTEDSVSPFSGMCTTCVDGCIGMCEIGKSAYRGTEMIYPQPFGIITTASQKDYPVDLSHFTILGRATGAWGVEADSNKALFPNVNLEVTIGRDKKNGIQCKLPFVGAAMGSTNVAKNSWPEYAAGLAISGVPMAIGENVTGMDMASRFENGKLVDGPELKWRVDCYREWQMDGFGEVILQANVEDTMLGVQEFALTRLGVKSVELKWGQGAKDIGGEVKIRDLNKAQELKRRGYVVLPDPMDPIVVDAFKRGTFHEFERHSRVGMTSEDAFLKRVEQLRKLGAKHITLKTGAYRPVDLARAVKYASLAELDLLTVDAAGGGTGMSPWRMMNEWGIPGIELHSLLREYLETLAKRKEFIPDIALAGGFTFEDQMFKGFAMGA